A region from the Chrysoperla carnea chromosome 4, inChrCarn1.1, whole genome shotgun sequence genome encodes:
- the LOC123299009 gene encoding trypsin-7-like: MTSKISFILFSLAIVGIAKGVPAENEKKIAAPTFELIQPKDNKTIKIDDNKVPNGEEERILLGYPAPKDYFPFVVSLQIPLKNGGMHKFCGGSIINDRLILTAAHCFDPLPSTIVYVKAGSTNAFDPKGQTREVARIIKHPCYNQTNVYGIPALHDIAILVLSERLQISPSVQTISLATDLHDVEEHKRGDVLGWGATHSTDHTQSSKELLFMIINVISLEKCAQYFKVHSNVLCVSNGDNSDSGPCVGDSGGPFVQKVGGKHILAGLTSYGSKTCGKIPTVYTRVSKYLSFIRDVFTDNLIIPVCA; the protein is encoded by the exons atgacttcaaaaatttcttttattctattttcCTTGGCAATTGTTGGTATCGCTAAAG gtGTTCCAGCTGAAAATGAGAAAAAGATTGCAGCACCAACATTTGAATTAATTCAACCAAAAGATAATAAGActattaaaattgatgataacAAGGTTCCAAATGGAGAAGAGGAACGTATTCTACTTGGATATCCGGCACCAAAGGATTATTTTCCATTTGTTGTTTCTTTACAAATACCacttaaaaatg gtgGTATGCACAAGTTTTGTGGTGGATCAATAATAAATGATCGATTAATTTTAACAGCTGCTCATTGTTTTGATCCATTGCCGTCTACAATTGTTTACGTTAAAGCTGGAAGCACAAACGCATTTGACCCAAAAGGACAAACTCGTGAAGTGGCTCGAATTATCAAACATCCTTGCtataa TCAAACAAATGTTTACGGAATTCCAGCTCTACATGATATTGCAATATTAGTATTAAGCGAACGGCTTCAAATTTCACCATCGGTTCAAACAATTTCATTAGCAACTGATTTACATGATGTTGAAGAGCATAAAAGGGGAGATGTACTTGGATGGGGTGCCACTCATTCAACAGATCATACTCAGTCATCGAAGGAACTTCTTTTCATGATTATTAATGTGATATCTTTAGAGAAATGCgcacaatattttaaagtacaTTCCAATGTTTTGTGTGTATCCAATGGTGACAATTCCGATTCTGGCCCTTGCGTTGGAGATTCTGGTGGTCCATTTGTTCAG aAAGTAGGAGGTAAGCATATATTAGCTGGATTAACATCGTATGGATCAAAAACATGTGGAAAAATTCCAACTGTTTACACCAGAGTTAGCAAATATCTATCCTTTATTCGAGATGTCTTCactgataatttaattattccaGTTTGTGCATAA